In Rhizobium sp. WSM4643, the following are encoded in one genomic region:
- a CDS encoding aldolase — protein MAHSLNTAPSPAGGPNQPKLDTDDIWQARVDLAACFRMAARLGMEEGICNHFSAVVPGYDDLFIVNPYGYAFAELTASMLLICDFHGNVVSGSGQPEATAFYIHARIHKNVPRAKAAFHTHMPYATALSMTEGDPLIFAGQTALKFYGRTAIDRNYNGLALDAREGDRIAAAIGDADIVFMKHHGVMVCAPNIAEAWDDLYYLERACEVQTLALSTGRQVLAVAPEIAEAAYRQMREGDPESARLHLESVKRALDRSEPEYRR, from the coding sequence ATGGCGCATTCTCTCAACACAGCCCCATCGCCCGCCGGCGGCCCCAACCAGCCGAAACTTGATACGGACGACATCTGGCAGGCCCGCGTCGATCTGGCGGCCTGCTTCCGGATGGCGGCAAGGCTCGGCATGGAGGAAGGGATCTGCAACCATTTCTCGGCCGTCGTTCCCGGCTATGACGACCTGTTCATCGTCAACCCTTATGGCTACGCTTTCGCAGAACTGACGGCCTCGATGTTGTTGATCTGCGACTTTCACGGCAATGTCGTGTCGGGCAGCGGGCAGCCCGAGGCCACCGCTTTTTACATCCACGCCAGGATTCACAAGAACGTCCCGCGCGCCAAGGCGGCGTTCCACACCCATATGCCTTATGCCACCGCCCTTTCGATGACGGAGGGCGATCCCCTGATCTTTGCCGGGCAGACCGCATTGAAATTCTATGGACGCACGGCCATCGACCGCAACTATAACGGCCTGGCGCTCGATGCGCGCGAGGGCGATCGGATTGCGGCTGCGATCGGCGATGCCGACATCGTCTTCATGAAGCACCACGGCGTGATGGTCTGCGCACCCAATATCGCCGAGGCCTGGGACGACCTCTATTATCTCGAGCGCGCCTGCGAAGTGCAGACGCTCGCCCTGTCGACCGGACGCCAGGTCCTTGCCGTCGCGCCTGAGATTGCGGAGGCGGCGTACCGGCAAATGCGCGAGGGAGACCCGGAATCGGCCCGGCTCCATCTGGAGTCGGTGAAGCGCGCGCTCGATCGCAGCGAGCCGGAATACAGGCGCTGA
- a CDS encoding AraC family ligand binding domain-containing protein — MKIRKFTITDVALERSPGQQADIFVGNLVDERQGGPITIGYGRYAPGQSLTETIAVDDVMIVLEGRLSVSTDLGTVTAGPGEIVYMPKGEAVTIRSHEEGALTAYVTYPHWRPAHA; from the coding sequence ATGAAAATCCGTAAGTTCACGATTACCGATGTGGCGTTGGAGCGTTCTCCCGGGCAGCAGGCGGACATCTTCGTCGGCAATCTGGTCGACGAGCGGCAGGGAGGGCCGATCACCATCGGCTATGGACGCTACGCACCCGGCCAGAGCCTGACCGAGACGATTGCGGTCGACGACGTCATGATCGTTCTGGAAGGGCGGCTATCGGTCTCGACGGATTTGGGAACCGTCACCGCCGGGCCAGGCGAGATCGTCTACATGCCCAAGGGCGAAGCGGTGACCATCCGCTCGCATGAGGAAGGGGCGCTCACCGCCTATGTCACCTATCCGCATTGGCGCCCGGCGCACGCGTAA
- a CDS encoding TetR/AcrR family transcriptional regulator, with protein sequence MSNLSTTSDEILTSARALIMTGGYNGFSYADIAAVVGIRKASIHHHFPSKTDLVRTLVVRYREDAEAGIAGLEQQVRDPLALLQAYAGHWAQCIEDASRPFCVCALLASELPALPPEVAAEVKAFFRFASTWLTSVMERGLKNGSLKLSSEPRVEAEAFMASVHGAMLSARAYGTPEIFATILAPTLERLTPTAAR encoded by the coding sequence ATGAGCAACCTTTCGACGACGTCCGACGAAATCCTGACTTCTGCTCGAGCATTGATCATGACCGGAGGCTATAACGGCTTCAGCTATGCCGATATTGCTGCCGTCGTCGGCATCCGCAAGGCGAGCATCCATCACCACTTTCCAAGCAAAACCGATCTGGTGCGCACGCTGGTCGTCCGCTATCGCGAAGATGCCGAAGCGGGTATCGCGGGCCTGGAGCAGCAGGTGCGGGATCCGCTGGCACTCCTCCAGGCCTATGCGGGCCACTGGGCCCAGTGCATCGAGGACGCCAGCCGGCCGTTTTGCGTGTGCGCCCTGCTGGCAAGCGAACTGCCGGCGCTGCCGCCGGAGGTCGCAGCCGAGGTCAAGGCTTTCTTCCGCTTTGCGTCGACATGGCTGACCTCGGTCATGGAGCGAGGCTTGAAGAATGGCAGTTTGAAACTGTCGAGCGAACCGCGCGTCGAGGCTGAAGCCTTCATGGCCTCCGTCCACGGCGCCATGCTGTCAGCCCGTGCTTACGGCACCCCGGAGATCTTCGCCACCATTCTCGCCCCCACCCTGGAGCGGCTCACTCCGACCGCCGCTCGATAA
- a CDS encoding AraC family transcriptional regulator: MLPNPMQGDRGPSRRGEMVALAGRLAPRHGYNPTALSSVRILRTEAVLHDIPVLYRPGAVFVLQGSKQGILEGEVFLYDEEHYLAVSLPVPFRMTSTASPERPLLAVYVEFDMQMAAEIALQVEKHAELPGDEPRSLVSSRMSGDIEDVLLRLLTALRSSAETDVLGAGILRELHYRVLVGPQGGAMIAALQQKGRSGKIIRSLAWLRKNYGSEIAITDLAREVGMSVPSYHVHFKALTGNSPMQYVKAMRLHEARLMIARRTRTIAEVAASVGYASPAQFSRDFKRHFGRTASEEIKWVQRHLGEPGDDHG, from the coding sequence ATGTTGCCAAATCCTATGCAAGGTGATCGCGGCCCATCCAGGCGAGGGGAGATGGTCGCGCTGGCCGGACGTCTCGCCCCGCGTCACGGATACAATCCGACGGCGCTTAGCTCCGTCCGCATCCTGCGCACCGAAGCCGTGCTCCACGACATCCCGGTGCTCTATAGACCGGGCGCGGTTTTCGTCCTGCAGGGCAGCAAGCAGGGCATCCTCGAAGGCGAAGTCTTCCTCTATGATGAGGAGCATTATCTGGCGGTGTCGCTGCCTGTTCCATTCCGGATGACGTCGACCGCCAGTCCCGAGCGGCCATTGCTTGCGGTCTATGTCGAGTTCGATATGCAGATGGCGGCCGAGATCGCGCTGCAGGTGGAAAAACATGCCGAACTGCCAGGCGACGAGCCGAGAAGTCTCGTGTCGAGCAGGATGTCCGGTGATATAGAGGATGTGCTGCTGCGCCTGCTGACGGCGCTACGCAGCAGCGCTGAGACGGATGTGCTTGGCGCCGGCATCCTGCGCGAACTGCACTACCGTGTCCTGGTCGGTCCGCAAGGCGGTGCAATGATCGCGGCCCTTCAGCAGAAAGGCAGATCCGGAAAGATCATTCGGAGCCTGGCCTGGCTGCGGAAAAACTATGGCTCGGAGATCGCGATCACCGATCTGGCAAGAGAGGTGGGCATGAGCGTTCCCTCCTACCATGTCCATTTCAAGGCTCTAACCGGCAACAGTCCGATGCAATACGTCAAGGCGATGCGGCTTCACGAAGCAAGGTTGATGATCGCCCGCCGGACGAGAACGATCGCCGAGGTCGCGGCTTCGGTGGGCTACGCCAGCCCGGCGCAGTTCAGCCGCGACTTCAAGCGGCATTTCGGGCGCACCGCATCGGAAGAGATCAAGTGGGTCCAGCGCCACCTCGGCGAACCGGGTGACGATCACGGTTAG
- a CDS encoding SDR family NAD(P)-dependent oxidoreductase, which translates to MTDTPTVLITGASSGIGATYADRFARRGHNLVLVARNKARLEALSARLREETGVTIDILQADVTKSDELAAVETRLRDDHRIGILVNNAGTSLEGTFVNQPVNDIAQLIALNATAVARLSSAVAPRFVEAGSGAIVNVSSVVGLVPEFGMTVYGATKAFVTFLSQGLSLELGPKGVYVQAVLPAATRTEIWELSGIDVNTLSGMMEVGELVDAALAGFDKREPITIPPLHDAAQWDAYQSTRQAMIPGFSQAEPAERYRAAS; encoded by the coding sequence ATGACTGACACTCCCACCGTCCTCATCACCGGCGCCTCCTCGGGCATTGGAGCGACATATGCAGACCGTTTCGCCCGGCGTGGGCACAATCTCGTACTGGTCGCGCGCAATAAGGCAAGGCTGGAGGCCCTCTCGGCGCGACTTCGCGAGGAAACCGGCGTAACGATCGACATCCTGCAGGCCGATGTCACCAAATCCGATGAGCTCGCGGCGGTGGAAACCCGTCTGCGCGACGATCATCGGATCGGAATTCTGGTCAACAATGCCGGCACGAGCCTCGAAGGTACGTTTGTCAATCAGCCGGTCAATGATATCGCCCAACTGATCGCGCTCAACGCGACGGCGGTCGCCCGCCTTTCCAGCGCCGTTGCGCCACGCTTCGTCGAAGCGGGCTCGGGCGCCATCGTCAACGTCTCCTCGGTCGTCGGGCTCGTCCCGGAATTCGGAATGACGGTCTACGGCGCCACCAAGGCCTTCGTGACCTTTCTTTCCCAGGGGCTCAGCCTCGAACTCGGTCCCAAAGGCGTCTACGTCCAGGCGGTCCTGCCGGCGGCGACGCGGACAGAGATCTGGGAGCTTTCCGGCATCGACGTCAACACGCTCTCCGGCATGATGGAAGTGGGCGAACTCGTGGACGCCGCCCTGGCAGGCTTCGACAAGCGCGAGCCCATCACCATCCCGCCGCTGCACGATGCCGCTCAATGGGACGCCTATCAGTCCACGCGCCAGGCGATGATCCCGGGCTTTTCGCAGGCTGAGCCTGCAGAGCGCTATCGCGCCGCCTCCTAG
- a CDS encoding TadE/TadG family type IV pilus assembly protein, with protein MLHRFIVDRSGNFGIMTALLVVPLFGAAGTAIDFGSALSLRTELYAAADAAAVGSITPNSQAATQANTMSGDGSLTLGKSEAQKIFFSQMSKEHGDVPVTVDISVQKKGGVLSSTVSFNATMPTSFMQVMGFHQITVSGTATAQYETPSYMDFFMLLDNTPSMGVGATAADITAMKNATASGHDGGKDKNCAFACHIVSEKGVEDKKSYYNVARNNGVTIRIDVVAAAVKALMAKAKDTQSMASQFRVAAYTFGKTAQDAKAAKLFKVSDLDYDLSAVAVATDMINLMSIPYQNYYSDQQTSFDEALKGIESEIKGNVGKGTSNADRQKIVFFVADGVGDSYKPAGCTSPKGVNGGRCIEPIDTTYCQKLKDRGIKVAVLYTTYLPLPDNDFYKDWVKPFETKIAAKMEECATPGFYFAVSPTEGIEQAMEALFLKIVSAPRITS; from the coding sequence ATGTTGCATCGTTTCATTGTTGACCGATCCGGCAATTTCGGAATCATGACGGCGCTGCTCGTCGTCCCGCTGTTCGGGGCGGCGGGTACAGCCATTGATTTTGGCAGCGCCCTGTCGCTTCGCACCGAACTCTATGCCGCTGCGGACGCGGCGGCGGTCGGATCCATTACGCCGAATTCACAAGCGGCAACGCAAGCAAACACAATGTCCGGCGATGGGTCGCTGACGCTCGGAAAATCCGAAGCCCAGAAGATCTTCTTTTCGCAGATGTCTAAAGAACATGGCGACGTGCCCGTCACCGTCGACATCAGCGTTCAAAAAAAGGGCGGTGTTCTCAGCTCGACCGTATCCTTTAACGCGACGATGCCCACGAGCTTCATGCAGGTGATGGGATTTCATCAGATCACCGTTTCCGGGACGGCAACAGCCCAGTATGAGACGCCGTCCTACATGGATTTCTTCATGCTGTTGGATAACACTCCATCAATGGGCGTTGGGGCCACCGCTGCTGACATAACCGCCATGAAAAATGCGACAGCAAGCGGCCACGATGGCGGCAAAGATAAAAACTGCGCATTCGCATGCCATATCGTTTCTGAAAAGGGCGTCGAGGATAAGAAAAGCTATTACAATGTCGCACGCAATAATGGCGTGACCATCCGTATCGACGTGGTCGCCGCTGCCGTCAAAGCCTTGATGGCTAAGGCAAAGGACACGCAGTCCATGGCAAGCCAATTCAGGGTCGCTGCCTATACGTTCGGCAAGACTGCCCAGGACGCCAAAGCCGCAAAGCTCTTCAAGGTCTCCGACCTGGACTATGATCTTAGCGCCGTAGCAGTCGCGACGGACATGATAAATCTTATGAGCATTCCTTATCAGAACTACTACAGCGACCAGCAGACGAGCTTTGACGAAGCGCTGAAAGGGATCGAAAGCGAAATCAAGGGCAACGTCGGCAAGGGCACCAGCAATGCCGATCGCCAGAAGATCGTATTTTTCGTGGCTGACGGTGTTGGGGATAGCTATAAGCCGGCCGGCTGCACTAGCCCGAAAGGGGTAAACGGCGGACGATGCATCGAACCGATCGACACGACTTATTGCCAGAAGCTCAAAGATCGCGGCATCAAAGTCGCCGTCCTTTATACGACCTATCTGCCCCTGCCCGACAACGACTTCTACAAGGATTGGGTAAAGCCCTTCGAGACCAAGATCGCCGCGAAAATGGAAGAATGCGCAACCCCCGGCTTCTATTTCGCGGTTAGTCCCACCGAAGGTATTGAACAGGCCATGGAGGCCTTGTTCCTGAAGATCGTCAGCGCGCCTCGGATAACCAGCTAG
- a CDS encoding type 1 glutamine amidotransferase domain-containing protein — MKILMVLTSHDQLGNTGRKTGFWLEEFAAPYYAFLEAGADITVASPKGGQPPLDPKSDEPDFQTDQTRRFHADPDARSVLASTVKLASVSHADYDAVFYPGGHGPLWDLAEDKHSIALIQSLFQAGKPVAFVCHAPGVLRHVKAADGTPLVQGKKVTGFKNSEEDGVGLSQVVPFLVEDMLKENGGIYSSGDDWSSYAVRDGLLITGQNPGSSVQTAGILLAAVAAAKAA, encoded by the coding sequence ATGAAAATCCTCATGGTTCTCACCTCGCACGACCAACTGGGCAACACCGGCCGGAAGACCGGCTTTTGGCTCGAAGAGTTTGCCGCTCCCTATTATGCCTTCCTCGAAGCCGGCGCCGACATCACCGTCGCATCGCCGAAGGGCGGACAGCCGCCTCTCGATCCGAAGAGCGATGAACCGGACTTCCAGACTGACCAGACCCGCCGCTTTCATGCCGACCCGGATGCTAGGTCCGTGCTCGCCTCGACCGTAAAGCTCGCTTCGGTCTCCCATGCCGACTACGACGCGGTGTTTTATCCGGGCGGTCATGGCCCGCTGTGGGATCTCGCGGAAGACAAGCATTCGATCGCCCTCATCCAATCGCTCTTTCAGGCCGGCAAGCCGGTCGCCTTTGTCTGCCACGCACCGGGTGTGCTGCGCCACGTCAAGGCTGCCGACGGCACGCCGCTGGTTCAGGGCAAAAAGGTCACCGGCTTCAAGAATTCCGAGGAAGACGGCGTCGGCCTCAGCCAGGTGGTGCCGTTCCTGGTCGAGGACATGTTGAAGGAGAATGGCGGCATCTACTCCAGCGGCGATGACTGGTCGTCCTATGCCGTGCGGGACGGCCTCCTGATCACCGGTCAGAACCCCGGTTCATCGGTGCAGACTGCCGGCATCCTGCTTGCCGCCGTGGCGGCGGCAAAGGCCGCCTGA
- a CDS encoding oxidoreductase has product MTRKTFFITGSNSGFGLAIASAALQAGHTVIGTVRSQASLTALAKTLPGLRPVLCDVTEFDRIDDVVGQVEEEHGPVDVLINNAGYGHEGVLEESPIEEMRRQFDVNVFGAVAVAKAFLPRFRQRRQGFIVNVTSMGGMITMPGIAYYCGSKFALQGISEVMRAEMAPFGVHVTTLCPGSFRTDWAGRSMVRTERSIADYDALFDPIRQARQAVSGKQRGDPAKLAAAVLDLIESDNPPPQLLLGSDALRHVSERIARLQQEIEAWKPVTVSTDG; this is encoded by the coding sequence ATGACACGAAAGACCTTCTTCATCACCGGATCGAATTCCGGCTTCGGGCTCGCCATTGCGTCTGCGGCTCTTCAGGCGGGTCACACGGTGATCGGCACCGTGCGCTCGCAGGCGTCGCTGACAGCGCTCGCCAAAACCCTGCCTGGCCTGCGGCCGGTCCTTTGCGACGTCACCGAGTTCGACCGTATCGATGATGTCGTCGGCCAAGTGGAGGAAGAGCATGGGCCGGTCGACGTGCTGATCAACAATGCCGGCTACGGCCATGAAGGTGTGCTCGAGGAGTCGCCGATCGAAGAGATGCGGCGTCAGTTCGACGTCAATGTCTTCGGCGCCGTCGCCGTTGCCAAGGCATTTCTGCCGAGGTTTCGCCAGCGACGCCAAGGGTTCATCGTCAACGTCACGTCGATGGGCGGCATGATCACCATGCCCGGCATCGCCTATTACTGCGGCAGCAAATTTGCGCTTCAGGGGATATCGGAAGTGATGCGGGCGGAAATGGCGCCGTTCGGAGTGCATGTGACCACCCTTTGCCCCGGCTCCTTCCGGACGGACTGGGCCGGACGATCGATGGTCCGCACCGAGCGGTCGATCGCCGATTATGATGCCCTTTTCGACCCGATCCGCCAGGCGCGACAGGCCGTCAGCGGCAAGCAGCGCGGCGATCCCGCCAAACTGGCCGCCGCGGTTCTAGACCTCATCGAATCCGATAATCCGCCGCCGCAGCTTCTGCTCGGCAGCGACGCCCTCAGGCACGTGTCAGAGAGGATCGCTCGCCTGCAGCAGGAGATCGAGGCGTGGAAGCCTGTCACCGTCTCGACCGACGGCTGA
- a CDS encoding DUF308 domain-containing protein — translation MMTTDQTTVASGDREEWLTRYYFTRAAFSAIWVATALTAGRQSLAVAAALLIVYPAWDAAANLVDAARNGGLANNRSQAINVAVSTLTTAAVIVALTMSMNWVLGVFGLWAIFSGLLQLGTAVRRWKTNGGQWAMILSGGQSAVAGAFFIAQAQMPEPPSIANIAGYAGLGAFYFLVSAVWRSVTQMRRKQA, via the coding sequence ATGATGACCACCGATCAAACCACCGTCGCATCCGGCGACAGGGAAGAGTGGCTGACGCGCTATTACTTCACCCGAGCAGCCTTTTCCGCCATCTGGGTGGCAACCGCCTTGACGGCAGGCCGCCAGTCGCTTGCCGTCGCGGCCGCCCTGCTGATCGTCTATCCGGCCTGGGATGCCGCCGCCAACCTGGTCGACGCAGCGCGGAACGGCGGCCTGGCAAACAACCGCAGCCAGGCAATCAACGTCGCCGTCAGCACGCTGACGACAGCGGCGGTGATCGTCGCTTTGACGATGAGCATGAATTGGGTCCTCGGCGTCTTCGGCCTCTGGGCGATCTTTTCCGGCCTGCTGCAGCTCGGAACCGCTGTCCGGCGCTGGAAGACCAATGGCGGCCAGTGGGCGATGATCCTCAGCGGCGGCCAATCCGCAGTGGCAGGCGCCTTCTTCATCGCCCAGGCGCAAATGCCGGAGCCGCCGTCAATCGCCAATATCGCCGGCTACGCCGGCCTCGGCGCCTTCTATTTCCTGGTCTCGGCCGTCTGGCGGAGCGTCACGCAGATGCGGCGAAAGCAGGCGTGA
- a CDS encoding alpha/beta hydrolase — protein MSATRYLLILPLMAVVAYVALAGLIYLSQRALLYPGAGATPGPERASWGETVHIKTPDGEMLQGLYSQGDSNKPGVLLFFGNGDRLDNYAFLAQALTTRRIGLLAISYRGYPGSTGSPSEQGLLTDGLAAFDWLSSHGGSEIIVLGRSLGTGVAVNTAANRPAAGGVILVSPYLSVLSVAKTHYPFLPVEVLLKDPFRSDLNIGKVGQPKLFLHGRLDDSIPLSSGQALYGIAPEPKQMLIYDGAGHNDIFNDSMVGDVIRFVEALKGNRL, from the coding sequence GTGAGCGCTACAAGGTACTTGCTGATCTTGCCGCTGATGGCGGTCGTCGCCTACGTGGCGCTTGCGGGTCTGATCTATCTGTCTCAGCGCGCCCTGCTTTACCCCGGAGCCGGCGCCACACCTGGTCCGGAGCGCGCGAGCTGGGGCGAGACGGTCCACATCAAGACGCCCGACGGAGAGATGCTACAGGGACTGTACAGCCAGGGCGACAGCAACAAGCCCGGCGTGCTCCTCTTTTTCGGAAATGGTGACCGCCTCGACAATTACGCGTTTCTAGCCCAGGCGCTGACCACGCGGAGGATTGGATTGCTGGCGATTTCCTATCGCGGCTATCCCGGATCGACCGGCTCACCCAGCGAGCAGGGCCTGCTGACAGACGGGCTCGCCGCGTTCGACTGGCTTTCGTCACACGGCGGAAGCGAGATCATTGTGCTTGGCCGGTCTCTTGGCACTGGCGTCGCCGTGAATACCGCCGCGAACAGGCCGGCCGCGGGCGGCGTCATTCTTGTGTCTCCGTACCTCTCGGTACTGTCGGTTGCGAAGACGCATTATCCGTTCCTCCCGGTCGAGGTTCTTCTCAAGGATCCCTTTCGCTCGGACCTCAACATAGGCAAAGTAGGACAACCGAAGTTGTTCCTCCACGGCCGGCTTGATGACAGCATCCCGCTTTCTTCAGGGCAGGCGTTGTATGGCATTGCACCCGAGCCCAAGCAGATGTTGATCTATGACGGTGCGGGTCACAACGATATCTTCAACGACAGCATGGTCGGTGACGTCATCCGTTTTGTGGAAGCGCTGAAAGGAAACCGGCTCTGA
- a CDS encoding SOS response-associated peptidase, translated as MCGRVYIKTSLEELVRNFAFAERGAIDALGNRFPRYNGAPTLDYPIIIRDMVREPDIMGPVFASARWGLMPEWMKPAGRPPPINARCEGIGTNGLFRSAYRSRRCLVPINGFFEWKDIFGTGKNKQPYAIAMADGSPFALAGIWETRRENDIETRSFAIVTCEPNAMMAQIHDRMPVVLHREDYERWLSPEPDPSDLMKPFPAELMTMWPIGRNVGSPKNDTADIIDPIDPDPEPTLI; from the coding sequence ATGTGCGGCCGCGTCTATATCAAGACCTCGCTTGAGGAACTGGTGCGCAATTTCGCCTTCGCGGAGCGTGGTGCGATCGATGCGCTCGGGAACCGATTTCCGCGCTATAACGGTGCGCCGACACTGGATTATCCCATCATCATTCGCGACATGGTCCGCGAGCCTGATATTATGGGGCCGGTATTCGCCAGCGCTCGCTGGGGTCTGATGCCGGAATGGATGAAGCCGGCAGGGCGGCCGCCACCGATCAATGCGCGCTGCGAGGGTATCGGTACCAACGGCCTGTTCCGCTCGGCCTACAGGTCGCGCCGCTGCCTGGTGCCGATCAACGGCTTCTTCGAGTGGAAGGATATTTTCGGCACCGGCAAGAACAAGCAGCCCTATGCGATCGCCATGGCTGACGGCTCGCCCTTTGCGCTCGCCGGCATCTGGGAGACGCGGCGCGAGAATGACATAGAGACTCGGAGCTTCGCCATCGTCACCTGTGAGCCGAATGCGATGATGGCGCAGATCCATGACCGCATGCCGGTCGTCCTGCACCGCGAAGATTACGAGCGCTGGCTATCGCCGGAGCCTGATCCGAGCGACCTGATGAAGCCGTTCCCGGCGGAACTGATGACCATGTGGCCGATCGGCCGCAATGTGGGTTCGCCCAAGAATGACACGGCTGACATCATCGATCCGATCGACCCCGATCCGGAACCGACGTTGATCTGA
- a CDS encoding TetR/AcrR family transcriptional regulator yields the protein MKISREQMAENRQRILEVASRLFREKGFEAVGVAEVMKAAGLTHGSFYGHFSSKDELIVQALAHALGQRNGASLPLGAYMEEYLSPRHRDNRAGGCPISGLAADTLRQTPEARAAVTEGLRAQLDWMSEKVEGPDADRRRRAIANWSAMVGATILARVIVDPALSKEILTETLAWIDDGADRPASAPAKAE from the coding sequence ATGAAAATCAGCCGTGAGCAGATGGCCGAAAACCGCCAAAGGATCCTGGAAGTCGCAAGCCGGCTGTTTCGGGAGAAAGGATTCGAGGCCGTCGGCGTTGCCGAGGTGATGAAGGCTGCGGGCCTGACGCATGGCAGCTTCTACGGTCATTTCAGCTCGAAGGACGAGTTGATCGTCCAGGCGCTCGCGCATGCGCTTGGCCAGCGCAATGGTGCGTCACTTCCGCTTGGCGCCTACATGGAAGAGTATCTGTCGCCGCGCCATCGCGACAACAGGGCCGGTGGCTGCCCGATTTCCGGACTTGCCGCCGACACGCTGCGCCAGACCCCTGAGGCCCGTGCGGCGGTGACGGAGGGTCTGCGGGCGCAGCTCGACTGGATGAGCGAGAAGGTCGAAGGGCCGGACGCCGACCGCCGACGCCGGGCAATCGCCAACTGGTCGGCGATGGTCGGGGCAACGATCCTCGCTCGCGTCATAGTCGATCCTGCCCTGTCGAAGGAAATATTGACGGAGACGCTGGCCTGGATCGATGATGGAGCCGACCGACCCGCTTCGGCACCGGCAAAAGCCGAATGA
- a CDS encoding LysR family transcriptional regulator, whose protein sequence is MKYDLNLLPVFLALMEERNVTRAAEQLGMTQPAVSNALNRLRETLRDPLFIRERYGMKPTEMAEALAPVIRGALASLDDVILGQQAFDPARATRQFTIAPNSYVEFVLMPVIVARLRECAPGIRLRLTPFGNDLAETGAISGATEMVLGRIVEPPDNMVVQHLMDDGLACVVRKDHPEIAESISEQQYQRLRHVNVLPPGRMRVGLFQMLQQAGLRRDVSVSVTHFLAVPEMVAVTDYCATLPRLICHRLARDPRLKVLPAPVDLGSFPVELAWHIRYRNDPAHRWLRSLISEVAKEISDAAVAEAMAGN, encoded by the coding sequence ATGAAATATGACCTCAACCTCCTGCCTGTCTTCCTGGCGCTCATGGAAGAGCGCAATGTCACGCGCGCAGCCGAGCAACTGGGCATGACGCAGCCAGCCGTCTCCAACGCCTTGAACCGCCTTCGCGAGACGCTGCGCGATCCGCTCTTCATCCGCGAGCGCTACGGCATGAAGCCGACTGAGATGGCAGAGGCACTTGCTCCGGTGATCCGCGGGGCCTTGGCGAGCCTCGATGACGTCATTCTCGGTCAGCAGGCGTTCGATCCGGCGCGGGCGACACGGCAGTTCACCATCGCCCCGAACAGCTACGTCGAATTCGTCCTGATGCCGGTGATCGTGGCGCGGCTGCGGGAATGCGCTCCCGGGATCAGGCTGCGCCTGACGCCCTTCGGCAATGATCTGGCCGAGACCGGCGCGATATCAGGCGCGACGGAAATGGTGCTCGGCCGGATCGTCGAGCCGCCGGATAACATGGTCGTGCAGCATCTCATGGATGATGGACTGGCCTGTGTCGTGCGCAAAGACCATCCCGAGATCGCCGAAAGCATCTCCGAGCAACAGTATCAGCGGCTGCGGCATGTGAACGTGCTTCCGCCCGGCCGGATGCGCGTCGGCCTGTTCCAGATGCTGCAGCAGGCCGGCCTCAGGCGCGACGTCTCGGTCTCCGTCACCCATTTCCTGGCGGTCCCGGAAATGGTGGCCGTCACCGACTATTGCGCGACGCTGCCACGGCTGATCTGCCATCGCCTTGCCCGCGACCCGCGTCTCAAAGTCCTGCCCGCACCGGTCGATCTCGGCAGCTTCCCGGTCGAGCTCGCATGGCATATCCGCTACCGAAACGACCCCGCCCACCGGTGGCTGAGATCATTAATATCAGAGGTTGCAAAGGAAATCTCCGACGCTGCGGTGGCAGAAGCGATGGCTGGAAATTGA